The nucleotide window AATCAGAAGTGCTTTCGCGTTTGTTAAGCCAATTGGACGTTCCCCATAATCTGCTCAATGCCCGACCCGAGAACGTGGAACGGGAGTCAGAAATTGTGGCACAAGCGGGGCGCAAAGGGGCGGTGACGATCGCCACCAACATGGCAGGACGGGGTACCGATATTATCTTAGGGGGTAATGCGGATTACATGTCGCGGCTGAAAGTGCGGGAATATTTCATGCCGCAGATTGTTATCCCCGAAGAAGAAGATTCCTTTGCGGCTATGGCAGGAGGGGGTGGAAAACGCTCCCAAGCCCAAGGATTTGCGCCCGGTAAAAAAGTGAAAACTTGGAAGGTGAGTCCCCAGATTTACCCGACTCAGTTGTCTCCGGAAACCGAACAAAAGTTGATTGAGGCGGTGAAGTTTGCGGTGCAGCAGTATGGGGAACGCAGTCTACCGGAATTAGAAGCTGAAGAAAAAATAGCGATCGCGGCGGAAAATGCCCCGACGGATGACCCAGTGATTCAAAAGCTGCGGGAGGTTTGTCGGGCGGTGCGAAAGGAATATGAAGCCTTTACTCATAAAGAACATGATGAGGTAATCTACACCGAGCCGATCGGCGGATTGCACGTCATTGGTACCGAACGCCACGAATCTCGCCGGATTGATAACCAACTCCGGGGACGGGCGGGACGCCAAGGTGACCCGGGTTCGACGAAGTTTTTCCTCAGCTTAGAGGATAACTTGCTGCGGATTTTTGGGGGCGATCGCGTGGCGGGGATGATGAATGCGTTTCGGGTAGAGGAAGATATGCCGATTGAATCGGGAATGCTGACTCGTTCCTTAGAAGGGGCGCAGAAAAAAGTAGAAACTTTCTACTATGACACCCGGAAACAGGTGTTTGAATATGACGAGGTGATGAATAATCAGCGGCGGGCAATTTATGCCGAACGTCGTCGGGTGTTAGAAGGATTAGACTTGAAAGAACAAGTCATCCAATATGCGGAGAAGACGATGGATGATATTGTAGATGCCTACGTCAACCCGGATTTGCCGCCAGAAGAATGGGATATAGCTAGTTTGGTGTCCAAGGTACAAGAGTTTGTCTATTTGTTGCAAGATCTCCAGCCGGAGCATCTCGATGATATGACAGTGACGGAGATTAAAACCTTCTTACATGAAGAAGTCCGTAAAGCTTATGACATTAAAGAAGCCCAAATCGATCAAATTCAACCGGGATTGATGCGACAAGCCGAACGGTTCTTCATCTTGCAGCAGATTGATACCTTGTGGCGGGAGCATTTACAATCAATGGATGCGTTGCGTGAATCAGTGGGGTTACGGGGGTATGGACAGAAAGACCCACTGATTGAGTATAAGCAAGAAGGCTATGAAACCTTCTTGGAAATGATGATTGACATTCGTCGCAATGTGGTGTATTCACTGTTCCAATTCCAGCCGCAAGTGCAACCGCAAGCTGTGTAGTTTTGAGTCATTTCTCGTGAGTGTTAGATCCCCGACTTCTTCAAGAAGTCGGGGATCTCTTTGGTGAGAGGCATAAAGTTTTGTATACTGAACAATATAGTATTCGCCATTTAAAAATGACATCCCAAACACCATCGATTCAATTTTTTGAAGGACTTCCTGAAGAACTGAGCAATGTTAGCTTACGGCGAAATCGAAATTCGGGGGTGCGTTCAGTATTAATGAGTTTCGATTCTTTAAAAGCGATAGAAAAATTTCAGAGTTATACCAAACGATTCGCCAACGCCTTGCTTTTAATTGATGAAGAAGGGCAGATTAGTGTGGAACCCTCATCCGTTAAATTTATATTCGGTGGTCCAGAAGGCGATGATTTAAGGCGGGTAGACTGCGAATTTGAAATCGAGCGCCAAGATCACTGGGATCGGTTCATGCGCTTTATGCACCGCTATGCCGAAGTCAATGGTATGGCTTACGGTGATACCAAACAAGCACAGGGAGCAGAGTAGGTTAATCGTGAAAATCGCTATTACTGGAGCAACCGGATTTATTGGTTCTCGCTTAGTCAAGCGTCTGCTTGAGTTAGAGCATCAACCGATGATTTTAACCCGAAATCGAGCCAAAGCGACTCGGTTGTTTCCTGATTTAGAGATTGTCGGCTATACTCCGACTGAATCGGGATCTTGGCAAGAGGCGATCGCAGGGTGTGATGGGGTGGTGAATTTGGCGGGAGAACCCATTGGTGAGAATCGCTGGACACCGGAACGGAAAAAAGCAATTCTCGATAGCCGCCAACTGGGAACCCGGCGAATTGTTGAAGCCATCAGCCAAGCGCCATCTAAACCCAGTGTCTTAGTGAATACGTCGGCTGTTGGCTATTACGGGACTAGCGAAACAGCAACCTATGACGAAACCAGTCCCCCCGGCGATGATTTTCTCGCCCAAGTCTGTCAGGCGTGGGAAGCGGAAGCGCAAAAGGTGAAAGAGGCTGGAGTGCGGTTGGTTATTCTCCGGTTTGGAATTGTTCTCGGTGATGGTGGCGCACTAGCGAAAATGTTACCTCCATTTCAACTGTTTGCTGGAGGTCCAATTGGTAGTGGGCGTCAGTGGTTTTCGTGGATTCACCGAGAGGATTTGGTGAACTTGATTATTAATGCACTCACCCGCAATGAGATGGAAGGGGTATTTAATGGAACAGCACCTAACCCAGTGCGGATGTCGGAGTTTTGCCAAACGTTGGGAGATGTGATGAATCGTCCCTCCTGGTTACCTGTTCCCGGTATTGCCTTGGAAGCGTTATTGGGAGAGGGGGCTAAGGTTGTTTTAGAAGGTCAAAAGGTGTTACCTAAGCGCACAACTAGCAGTGGTTTTAACTATGACTATGCTAATGTCAAACCTGCGTTAGCTGATATTGTTACGTCTAAGTGACACGCTTGGGGAACAGTTTTTTTGTCTTATTGTGTGATGTTTGACCGTCGAATTAACTGTAAGCTGTCATGCATTTAAATTAAGTATAGCAGTAGACACATCGATTAGGACTTTCCGAACTGTTGTAGAGACGTTCCGGCGGAACGTCTCTATCAAATGATTTGTCCTAACCGCTATAGCGGTTGCTATATTAGTAGCGAGCAAGATGCTCGCACTACAAAGATTTCGTCATTGTTGACATTAATTTTGACGGGGAGATGAAAGAAGTTATTCGGCTTCTGCTTCAATCCACCCCCTAACCATTTCAATGGGAATGCCAATCGGAGCAAACAACACCTTCAACGCTTCGATTCCACCTTCTTTGAGGGCATTACGTAGGCGGGTTCTGAATGTTGGGTTTTGCTTAATTTCTTGTTGCAGAGTTACAGCTAACGCACTCTGTTTTTCGATTTCAGTTGCATTCGGATAAGTTTGCTCAAGTTGTTGCAGAAGCTGCTGGATTTCTGCGGCTGCATCCGCTAAGTTTTGTCGTTGCTCTGGAGGATAATTGTTAATATCTCTGCCTATTTGATGGGCATAAGATGTATCAGCATTTACAAATCCACCCATAAAAGTGCTACCACTGAAGTCATTTTTAGTATATTTTCTAGGGGCATTTGACATGGTATCTCCTTGGTTGTTGTACTTTTGGACATAAAAACTTGGACGCTGTAGCTGTTGCACCGTTTCTAACTGTACTTTTAATAGAGTTTCTATGGTAGTCCTTAAAAATGGAATTTGGCTATCTTTCTCCGTAAGTAATGCCTGTACTTCTGACTCAGCTAAGGCTTTGATATGGTTGTGAATCTTAGAATACTCAGCATACAGATCAGAATGGTCAGCGTCAGGAGCCGTTGCTGCACGGAGTAAGAATTTGTCTTTACCCCGTTTCTCCATCGCCACAATTTCTAACTCAGCCTCTGGGTTATTTTCAGCTAACTGTTTGAGAGAAATTGCAATAGCGCGAGGGTCAACCCCCTGATTATGATAGAGGTCAAGGGTATCAACTATAGGCTTAATAAAGTCTGCAAAATCCCCATCATCAAACTCCGACTCCCAGTGATCCGGTTTGCGGCGTGGGTTTGGGTTATCTTTAGTTGGTAAACGCATGAAGACATACCTACATCTAACCCCCTGTAATTTGGTAAGACTGGTGATACCCCAATCTTCAATTGTGGCTCCGGTGAGGGTTGCACCTGTTAAATCGGCTTCATCTAATTGGGTTTGCTTCAACTTTGCCCCAGACAAATTCGCATCCTTTAAGTTGGCTTGGTTTAAATTGGCTCCGATAAAACTAGCATCTTGTAATTCTGCTCCTTTCAGATTTACATTTTCAAAATTCAAGTTGTCAAAATTTTGCTTTTGTCCATTAAGTGTGATAAGTGTTTGCTGAATTTTTAGATTATCAAGATAGGTATTTCCCAATCGCGAAAAACTTATTTTGGCATCCTTCCATCGGATATAAGTGAGGTTAGCACCATTAAAATTACTACTTTTGATAGTTGCTGTAGTAAAATCAGCGTAACTCAAATCAGCTTGTTTAAAATTCGTTCCCCCGATACAGGTAAAGAAAGTTCCAGCTTTTCTCGTCAATGCCCATGTTACTTTTCCATCTCTAGCTCCTTGACTACAGAATTGTCCAATCCCGGCTGTCACAGTAGCAATTAATAAAATTACTAATCTCTCCGATGTAGTTGACGATATAGTACCAATTATAGTACCTAGCACTCCGAGAAGAATAGATAATTCACTCGCTATCTGTCCAAAGGTTATATAGGCTATAATGCTCGTGAGTGATAAACCTGTAACAAGAGCTTGGCTTAATGTAGCTGTTACCAGACCGATTATTAACATTCTGGCTGTATTAGTAATTGTCGTAGATGCTACAAAGTTTATGCCTATAATCATACCAAGTGTAAGTCCGACAGCCGCTAATAAAACAGCAATTAGATTGGCTATGGATAAACTAGCTTTGTAAGAATTTATTACTTTCTCACTGAGATGCACACTCATTACAGTCGCCAGTAGCACAGATAGCATTGCCGTAATAAGAGATATTGCTAAAAATAAAGGTTTTTGGTAAGCAATCTCAGTTATAGAGTTAAAAATCGAAAGACCAGTAATTGATGCAAATAAGCCAGATAGGAAAGAAATAATAAGTGATGAGACCATTAAAGTCAATTTAATATAAAATGGTAGTCCTGCTGTGACATTGATAAATTTTGCTTCACTCAAAGTAGCACTTGAAAAGTCTGTCCCCCTGATGTCAGAGCCAGAAAAGTTTGCTCCTGATAATTTTTTTCCTCTGAAAGACTGACCTTTTAGAATAATATTCTCAAAATTCCGTTCACCTTCTGCATATCGCCGCAATACTTCTTCAGCAGTCATAAATTGGGTTTTCATAGGAATCATACTGAATTTTTTTTGCGTCAATAATAAATGCTGTTTTATGTTTTTTCTATTATCTTCATCATATTCATGGCATTTTCAAGATTTATATAATTAAAGTTTCGGATTCTCAACAAAAACAAAACAGCGTCTATAATGTGATTTAAGCCAGTAGATATGATAGATATATCCCATCCTGAATGCTTAGAATAATAAACTTTTATTGCATACTTTTTGACGTTTTTTATCTCATATTCCCAGGACTCTTCATGACTTATTGTAAAAACTTTTTTCATTTGTTTTATTAGCTGTAATGCTTCTGTAGGTTCCAACTTGGAAAAATTAGAATTGTGAGGTTTAGGATTAGCGTCATTTAATTGTGAATATTCTAAGACAATTTTGATATAATAAGCTAATTTTTCTGGGTCATTTAAATCATTGAAGTTACTCACCAGCTATCCCATTGTTCTGTAGAGGACAAAATTAGGTCACATCAAATGGTTTTGGCTTACCTTTCCTTAACCAATCCCTCCAACACCATCATCTTCGCCTCCAGAGACGCCACCCGTTCATTCAGGGGAATCTCTTCACTACACCCCATATAAGACGCCAACGCATTAATCACCACCTCCGTCTTTGACAACCCCGTGCGTTCAATATAGTCAGTCAGACGTTGGTTGAGATGGGTAGGGATGCGGATACCGAGTTGGACTGAGTTTATCGGGAAAACCGGAAAAAGATATTTTAATCTAGCCAATGCCTAGCGGAATTTGACAAGGGTATCGTATCAAATCTTAAACGTTTCACCCCAACCCCTTCCCAATCAAGGCATCGTACCCGTTAAGCCATTCCGCCGCAAGCCTTATCCTGTAGAGAATATAGGATTCAGAATCCGAGTTTTCAGTTAGCACCAACCCTCGTAGGGGCTTGGTTACCAAGCCCTATCCCAGAGAATCAGGATTCATCGCCCCGATTCGGCTTACAGGTTAACAATCACCCCTAAAATGAAAGAACGCCCAGGCGTTGCCAACTTCCCAGAGAAATCACCCCCTTATCTCAAATCCATGCCATGCCCCAAGTTATTGGTGTTACCAAAGCAATTACAAACTTAAACCAGGCGCATCAAACCTTTCAATTGCAGCCGACAACCAACCCCACCTTCTTCCCCGAATGGCTAGAACCATTGCCAGAACTCAGTCTAGGGGAAATTGAAACGTGCGATCGCCTACGAACCCGCTATCGTTACTATCTTGCCGTTGGTGCGATTACCGAAAGTACCGTAAACCTGATTATAATTGCTCCCATTCTAGAACTATTAGGCTTGTACGATCCCCCCTATCTTATTAAAGGAGAGAAATACATCAAAATTGAAATCGAAGACAAAGACCAAATCCTAGAGGGACTCATCGATATTTTAGTCATGCAGGATAGACTATGGCTCATCCTTTTAGAAACCAAACGCTATGGTTTTAGTGTGATGCAGGCTTTACCCCAAACCCTCGCCTACATGATGTCTAACCCGACAACTGAGAATCCCGCTTATGGTTTAATCACCACCGGAGAAGATTACCTTTTTGTCAAACTCAACCCTCAGCAAAGAGAATATGATTTATCCGATAAATTTACCCTTTCAACTCGCCGTGAGAACCAACTGCATCGGGTGATTCAAATTTTAAAACGATTCGTAGAGTAGAAGACAACTGTTAGTTTCTAATGAGCGAAAAACAGAAGATGTTAGCGGGAGAGCTATATCTAGCATCTGACCCTGAATTAAAAGCATTACACAATCAAGCCTGTCATCTCACGCGCTTGTACAACGCCACAACCGAAGACGAAATAGAAACGCGATCGCACCTTTTACAAGACTTATTTGGCAAGCTGGGATCTAATCCTCAAATTAGTCCTCCATTTTACTGTGATTATGGCAGTAATATCTATGTTGGCGATAATCTCTATATGAATTATGGCTGTGTGATTCTCGACTGTAATACAGTTCACCTAGGCGATAACCTTTTATGTGGTCCCTATGTGCAGATTTATACCGCCTATCATCCCACTGATCCCGCCCAAAGACTAACTGGACGCGAACTGGCTGCACCGATTAAAATTGGCAATAATGTCTGGATTGGTGGCGGTGCAATTATTGGTCCAGGTGTTACGATTGGTGATCACACAACCATTGGTGCGGGTAGCGTTGTGACTAAAAATATTCCCGCCAATGTTATCGCCGTAGGAAACCCCTGTCGGGTTATTCGCTCGGCGAATCCAACTCAACCTCCCATCCTGGAGATTTAACCAAAAAAAAGGCGATCGCCCTCTCTTGTTGAAAGAGAATAAACAGCGATCGCGTATTATCTATCAGTGGCGTTGATTAAATAAAGACCCTTATCAAACACGTCACCTGAATCAGAAAATGCACCCTAACATCCATCTGCTATCACTAAAGTTTCACTTACCATGACCTGTTCGCGTAGAGCTATCTTGTTCAACGAATCGCTCCATTCAAACAGATTTTGCCGTTCTACAAAACTTTGTCTAGATTAAAAACACAAAGCTTGAACAACCTAAGGGACTTGCGGCTTAATAATATACCAATCAAGCTTGACTAAATTGATTAATACAGCTTTCCTAACTGGTACTTTATTTTTACGCAACTCCCTAACGGCTTGTTGGGTAAATGCGCCCTATCTAAATATCGTCAACATCAATCGTTCACAGCAATGGAATTTTCTTCTAGCTGTGAGAGTAAATTCCCTTACTGTAATACATCTAAGTCACCTTCTTTAGAAGGAATATTAACTATGGTAGAAAAGGATACAATAATTGTCAACGATTTCGTAATACACTGTATTATTTATGCGATTAAGTCGTCAGGACATGGACAAAGCCACAGGAAACGGGGAATAGAGAACAGTCAGAAGTTGACACTTGTTAATATTTCTTAATATTTTATGTCCAAAGACTAACCAATTTTTTCCAAAATTATAGTCGGGGCAATTTATGAATCACCCCGACTCATTATG belongs to Coleofasciculus chthonoplastes PCC 7420 and includes:
- the psb28 gene encoding photosystem II reaction center protein Psb28 encodes the protein MTSQTPSIQFFEGLPEELSNVSLRRNRNSGVRSVLMSFDSLKAIEKFQSYTKRFANALLLIDEEGQISVEPSSVKFIFGGPEGDDLRRVDCEFEIERQDHWDRFMRFMHRYAEVNGMAYGDTKQAQGAE
- a CDS encoding pentapeptide repeat-containing protein, producing MKTQFMTAEEVLRRYAEGERNFENIILKGQSFRGKKLSGANFSGSDIRGTDFSSATLSEAKFINVTAGLPFYIKLTLMVSSLIISFLSGLFASITGLSIFNSITEIAYQKPLFLAISLITAMLSVLLATVMSVHLSEKVINSYKASLSIANLIAVLLAAVGLTLGMIIGINFVASTTITNTARMLIIGLVTATLSQALVTGLSLTSIIAYITFGQIASELSILLGVLGTIIGTISSTTSERLVILLIATVTAGIGQFCSQGARDGKVTWALTRKAGTFFTCIGGTNFKQADLSYADFTTATIKSSNFNGANLTYIRWKDAKISFSRLGNTYLDNLKIQQTLITLNGQKQNFDNLNFENVNLKGAELQDASFIGANLNQANLKDANLSGAKLKQTQLDEADLTGATLTGATIEDWGITSLTKLQGVRCRYVFMRLPTKDNPNPRRKPDHWESEFDDGDFADFIKPIVDTLDLYHNQGVDPRAIAISLKQLAENNPEAELEIVAMEKRGKDKFLLRAATAPDADHSDLYAEYSKIHNHIKALAESEVQALLTEKDSQIPFLRTTIETLLKVQLETVQQLQRPSFYVQKYNNQGDTMSNAPRKYTKNDFSGSTFMGGFVNADTSYAHQIGRDINNYPPEQRQNLADAAAEIQQLLQQLEQTYPNATEIEKQSALAVTLQQEIKQNPTFRTRLRNALKEGGIEALKVLFAPIGIPIEMVRGWIEAEAE
- a CDS encoding sugar O-acetyltransferase → MSEKQKMLAGELYLASDPELKALHNQACHLTRLYNATTEDEIETRSHLLQDLFGKLGSNPQISPPFYCDYGSNIYVGDNLYMNYGCVILDCNTVHLGDNLLCGPYVQIYTAYHPTDPAQRLTGRELAAPIKIGNNVWIGGGAIIGPGVTIGDHTTIGAGSVVTKNIPANVIAVGNPCRVIRSANPTQPPILEI
- the secA gene encoding preprotein translocase subunit SecA, which encodes MLKNLLGDPNTRKLKRYQPFVADINVLEEDIRSLSDEQLQGKTAEFKQQLEKATTDREREELLEDLLPEAFAVVREAAWRVLGMRHFDVQLLGGVVLHRGEIAEMKTGEGKTLVSTLPAYLNALSGKGVHIVTVNDYLARRDAEWMGQVHRFLGLTVGLIQSGMGPAERQRNYACDITYATNSELGFDYLRDNMATSMSEVVQRPFNYCIIDEVDSVLIDEARTPLIISGQVERPTQNYMKAAQIAKMLQPEEHYEVDEKARNVILTDEGFIEAEKLLEVGDLYDPENPWAHYIFNAIKAKELFTNDVNYIVRNDEVVIVDEFTGRVLQGRRWSDGLHQAIEAKEGVEIQKETQTLATITYQNFFLLYPKLAGMTGTAKTEEAEFEKIYNLRVTIIPTNKPPGRRDMSDVVYKTEEAKWKAVARECADMHEQGRPVLVGTTSVEKSEVLSRLLSQLDVPHNLLNARPENVERESEIVAQAGRKGAVTIATNMAGRGTDIILGGNADYMSRLKVREYFMPQIVIPEEEDSFAAMAGGGGKRSQAQGFAPGKKVKTWKVSPQIYPTQLSPETEQKLIEAVKFAVQQYGERSLPELEAEEKIAIAAENAPTDDPVIQKLREVCRAVRKEYEAFTHKEHDEVIYTEPIGGLHVIGTERHESRRIDNQLRGRAGRQGDPGSTKFFLSLEDNLLRIFGGDRVAGMMNAFRVEEDMPIESGMLTRSLEGAQKKVETFYYDTRKQVFEYDEVMNNQRRAIYAERRRVLEGLDLKEQVIQYAEKTMDDIVDAYVNPDLPPEEWDIASLVSKVQEFVYLLQDLQPEHLDDMTVTEIKTFLHEEVRKAYDIKEAQIDQIQPGLMRQAERFFILQQIDTLWREHLQSMDALRESVGLRGYGQKDPLIEYKQEGYETFLEMMIDIRRNVVYSLFQFQPQVQPQAV
- the thyD gene encoding thylakoid membrane protein ThyD, with product MKIAITGATGFIGSRLVKRLLELEHQPMILTRNRAKATRLFPDLEIVGYTPTESGSWQEAIAGCDGVVNLAGEPIGENRWTPERKKAILDSRQLGTRRIVEAISQAPSKPSVLVNTSAVGYYGTSETATYDETSPPGDDFLAQVCQAWEAEAQKVKEAGVRLVILRFGIVLGDGGALAKMLPPFQLFAGGPIGSGRQWFSWIHREDLVNLIINALTRNEMEGVFNGTAPNPVRMSEFCQTLGDVMNRPSWLPVPGIALEALLGEGAKVVLEGQKVLPKRTTSSGFNYDYANVKPALADIVTSK